A region from the Aegilops tauschii subsp. strangulata cultivar AL8/78 chromosome 5, Aet v6.0, whole genome shotgun sequence genome encodes:
- the LOC109756851 gene encoding ribulose bisphosphate carboxylase small subunit, chloroplastic 3, whose protein sequence is MAPTVMASSATSVAPFQGLKSTAGLPVSRRSNGASLGSVSNGGRIRCMQVWPIEGIKKFETLSYLPPLSTEALLKQVDYLIRSKWVPCLEFSKVGFIFREHNASPGYYDGRYWTMWKLPMFGCTDATQVINEVEEVKKEYPDAYVRIIGFDNMRQVQCVSFIAFKPPGCEESGKA, encoded by the exons ATGGCCCCCACCGTGATGGCCTCGTCGGCCACCTCCGTCGCTCCTTTCCAGGGGCTCAAGTCCACCGCCGGCCTCCCCGTCAGCCGCCGCTCCAACGGCGCTAGCCTCGGCAGCGTCAGCAACGGTGGAAGGATCAGGTGCATGCAG GTGTGGCCCATCGAGGGCATCAAGAAGTTCGAGACCCTGTCTTACCTGCCACCGCTCAGCACGGAGGCCCTCCTCAAGCAGGTGGACTACCTGATCCGCTCCAAGTGGGTGCCTTGCCTCGAGTTCAGCAAGGTCGGGTTCATCTTCCGTGAGCACAATGCGTCTCCCGGGTACTACGACGGCCGCTACTGGACAATGTGGAAGCTGCCTATGTTCGGGTGCACCGACGCCACACAGGTGATCAACGAGGTGGAGGAGGTCAAGAAGGAGTACCCTGACGCGTATGTCCGCATCATCGGATTCGACAACATGCGCCAGGTGCAGTGCGTCAGCTTCATTGCCTTCAAGCCACCGGGCTGCGAGGAGTCCGGCAAGGCCTAA